The genome window AATGGGTCAATTCCTGCATATTCAACACTCAACGACATTGCCAAGAAAAACAGAATGCACAGCTAGCATATTTACCCACATATCCACACACCTTGATTGTGTCATTTATCACAGCAACATGCTCCAACATTAACAAGCATAGAAATAAACAAACTacaatgttttctttttttttcattttttttgagtaacaaagcaaaaagaaataatggaacccactcccccacacctaaaacctacattgtcctcaatgtagaAAATACAAATGAAGTattaggagaaaagaaaagaaacttccCTGACCACCGGGGAGGGAAAGTGAGACACTAAGGCGGAGGAGGTGAGGCGGGGTGAATCCAATGTGAGCGAAGAAGGCCGCCTGATTCTCTGCCTAAATGCGGGCGCAGAGAAAGGCCGCGTGCTGCTGGAGGAGGACCGCGTGCACGGGCAGGGCGCAGAGGCACGCCTGGTGCGTTGGTGGACGATGGCGAGCTAGGGCGGTGCAGAGGAAGGTGGCGGCGGCCTCCACAAACaagaaaagaggagaaagaAAGTGAAATCAAGACTAACAGAGAAATTGGAAGAATACTTGCTCAATCCAACGGACAGTGACAGGAATAGGGGGACAAAGACAAGAGAAGAGTGGAAAAGtaaggtcttggtcaaaagcCCTCTTTTTCTTTGACTTTCGTTATCGGAAGGGTTGGAAGGCGCGGGCACGCCTTGAAAGTTATAGTGTTCTGACCGtcaattccaaaatttcattccTTAGGTGTGACGACCTAGCGTGGGCATGTCTAACTGCCAACTTCCTATCACAAAATAACAACCCACTAAatgacactaacacttaacaaaaacttcaaaaatgtaagaaaactaaaacaaaagaagccttgggttgcctcccaagcagcgcttttctttaatgtctttggctagacatagcACCACTCTTTAGTCTGGATGTAATTGAATTTTCCTTGTAATTGGTGGCTTTCCTCCGGGATCCACATGACCATTGAGTGCAacttttttcctaaattttctctccatttttacctcatgaatttctttcatcCTATAGGACTTGTTCGCAGCAACCTTGAATTTACCCCTAtaagaaaatttagaaaattcttGCACAGAGGGATTAGTGGTATACATAGCAAACACGGAATGAGAGTTAACAGGATGTTTcattgtatcaaaaatattaaagtggactatttctccatcaaattccatcgtgagagtacccttactaacatcaattttagtttgggcagtactcaaaaatggttttcctaatataatgggtgatggatttggggcacttctatcatccatataaagcacataaaaatcagcaggaaaaattaatccatctacTTGCACTAAAACATCCTCAACTATCCCATCCGGATAAGCACATGTACGATCagccaattgaattattatcccCGTTTCTTTTAAAGGTCCTAAATTTAGGGAATCATAGATTGATTTAGGCATCACATTAATAGAAACCCCTAAATCTATCATGGTATTTTTGATACTAGAATGACCAATCTTACAGGGGATAGCaaacatacctggatctccCTATTTGGGTGGGAGTTTCCTTTGAAGTACAGCtgatacattctctcctaccatCACTCTTTCATCAccccttagctttcttttgttaACGCACaagtctttcaagaactttgcgTACTTGGGTACCTGTTTGATCGCGTCCAATAGGGGGATGTTTACTTGAACTTTGCGGAACACATCcaggatttctttttccttttctgccctctttgtcttttccaacctacaaggaAAAGGAGCTAGATTAGATGTAATAGGGATCGAAGGAATAGATGTTACCTTAGACTCTTCGCGAATGCGTCCTTTCTCTTCAATCTCCTTCTCgatttcctcttcatttctgctCTTCGAATTTACCAACTTAGGTCCCTCCACCTCTTTTCCACTCCTTAATGTCATGGCACTTACATTCTTGGGATTTGTCTCGGGTTGTGATGGCAATTTTCCATAGACATGGGACTCTAGGCGGTTAATGGCAGTTGCCATTTGACTCATTCGAATCTCCATGTCCTTCATGCCTGCTTTGGTGTCCTGTTGGAACTGAATAGTGCTCGCGAGCAAGGACCTAGTCTCTTGCTGGAGTTGAGTGGTGGTCGTGGCCAAACTCTTGACAATTTCCTCCAAAGAACTTTCTGAGCTGGAGAACGAGGATTGAGACTTCTGTTGCCAAGGTTGCTGAAATCCTGGTGGACGATTAGAGAATGCATTTTGTGGCCTATCACCATAGCTGAAATTGGGGTGATCTCTCCAACCCGGATTATATGTGTTGGAGTATGGATCGTACTGTCTACGAGGCGCGGGCACGCCTCCAGCCATGTTCACTTGTTCAGCCCCATTCTCTTGCAACAGAAGACATGAGTCAGTAGGGTGGCCCATATTTGTGCAGATTCcacaggcttttacttggggCACATTTCCCACAGCTAATTGTCGAACAACGGATGTTAGCTCCGACAACTGTTGCTGAATAGATGTCGTCTCCACCTCATTAACCCTACGGGTAGGGTTACTCTCACGGAAGCCAAACTGTTGAGAATTTTCTGCCATCGACTCAATGAGTAGCCATGCTTCCCTTGGTGTTTTGTTTGCTAATACTCCCCCACTTGCTGCATCAATGATACTCCTGTCGGACGTCTGTAGTCCCTCATAAAAGTATTGGATCAATAGttgttcactaatttgatgCTGTGGGCATCTAGTGCACAACTTATTGAACCTTTCCCAATAATCATATAGGGACTCCCCGGGATACTGTTTAATACtacatatttcttttcttagactTGCAGCTCGGGAGGCAGggaagaatttttccaaaaatttcttcTTAAGTTGGGCCCATGTTGTGATACTACCTGCGGATAGGTAGTATAACCAATCCTTCGCTGCATCCTTGAGGGAAAAAGGGAAGGCTCTCAGTCTAATTTGCTCTTCAGTGACCCCAGGAGGTTTCATACTAGAGCACACCACCTCGAACTCCTTGACGTGTTTGTGGGGTTCTTCACCAGAGAGACCATGGAAAGAAGGTAAGAGGTGAATCAACCCCGACTTCAGTTCGAAAGCCGTATTCTCAGCCAAAGTGGGGAACGTGATGCACAAGGGCTGGTGAGTCAGTTCCGGGGCAGCCAGCTCCTTTAATGTTTGGGTGTTGGCCATGCTTATTTCGTCTTCTACTGACTCGTTTGCAATAAATAAGTGCCCTTCTTTTCGTCTCTTGGTCTTTTGCCTCCGCTTACGCGCTGCTTTCTCAACCTCCACGTCGTATATCAATTCACCTGTGCGAGAAGAACGGGGCATAAATTAGCAAAAATAccaaggaaaataaaataaaataaaaataaaaactgaatttgaaaagaaacaaataatccaaacgccagctccccggcaacggcgccaaaaattgacaggtgccgaacctgtgtaataataattactaaaaagtcctaattaccacaTCAATTAagtaattatagaacaaatccaagtactggagtagggacgttaggtgtgcaatgggttacttgattcaccctattcccgaagagtttgcttgatccgatataccggatttgtctataaaaatactaattttgcgtacaatggcaagtagggtcgattccacagggagcaggtaggaaattatttctttccaaattagtagaacgaaattgggggattttcaatgggaggcaaataaaaataaaataaaataaaacaaacaaaattcaaaactaactcacaaagcacaattcactaaaaatagcaattaataaaagttctacccaaaggatcaactgctcaggcacggtccaattaaatgctcatcgatgcaaagatattccATCCATttatcactaggttggttatagccatcaataagctctgataaccagttcttccttaccttTCCGACAGTCAAgatacgaccattgactgcttccctaatcagataacaaccctaggtacgaccgtaggaatttaattatccaaTTACATTAAAgttagaagaacccaaccctaaccaataaacacgctaagagggtttatttaaactaGATCCTGCGTTTCCCCATCATAAAATCAATTATGGTGGGTGCCACGGGGTGTTAATTAAATGaataattacggattctatttaattaacgtggcagtagactattaaattaaatcaaatacccggccattgatattcaattaataaaatacccatgaacaattaattcaggaaacgcacgaatagcaatAAACTGGgagaaataatgaagattcgattagatctcacagatattatggaccgcgccctcgcgtcaacctttgggtagaggagaaaattagccgctTCTCATCATGTCAAACTCACGCGATTTAATTGATTTCATCCACGCAAACATCACAGAATTTGGAACGATGAAGCactgaagaaaggaaaaatgaaaagtctCGCTTGACTCTGCGCGGGGGCCCGTACTGGATTCCCCAAGTTCAATGCCAAAACTCACGGAAATTGAATAGATCCGAAAGTGAAAAGCAAAAGAGTCAGACGCAAATGCCAAAAGCAAGCCTAAATTCTATTGTAATTGTTGCCgaataagaaagaaacaaaagccaAAGAATGGCGGCTGACAAGGAGTAGTCAAaggaaattataaaaaatactAAAAGCTAAGGTCTTCATGATGCCTTGAATCttgctttctttcctttcttataGCCGCCGCAGAGAACTCAAGAAGAAAACAGACGTCTGGCCCAATTGATTGCAACAAAAGCTAGCTTTTGGAGTTTGAATCCCATGCTCCTCGCGGTTCACGTGGACCACGGTCCGTCTTTTCGATAGCGTAGACCTTTTGTGGCGTGGCCACGCTCTGAGACGAAAAGTCTTCTGAAAATTTGCCTCGCGAGATCATTTTTAATGCCGAACACCTATAATTCATGCAAATGTGAGATATGAGTTAAACCTCAGTACTTAGCACAGtaaatagccaaaattaggacaaaataacactgcaaaatgtgccaaataactGCTCTATCAGTGAGGTGTTCGCGTCAAGGTTCAATCGATCGGATTGGTTTAATTCTGATtcaatgaattttaaaaaaataatttaaataaatatatatgcacaaaataagacatgcaatggactaatttaagactttttatgatgaaaaatttaatattttcaaagaacttagattttcaaaaataaaattttaaattataagttgaaataaataaatttcatctcaatctcaattatatctacaaaaaaaaaaatctaaaatccaacccaaaaatacaataatattttgaaattatacaaaattcacgtctatgagaattagATATTGTGAGTTTAAATTTAATTCACgtttttgggatttagagattgcaattttttaaaaaaaagaagcttaGAGTTTGGAGGAAGTTAGGAAAATTGAAAATAGagatgcaaacttgataagagataaaaaatgataagaaagtgagtggttgtggcatttAATAATTAATCTTTAGAGTTAAAGAAAatctattttttaaaatattttttcaatttaatagacaaaaacaaaaaaatcacaaatctGCACGATTTACAAGGCATACTATTAATGATTAGTTCTGGTAGagttaaaaaaatttctagactataatttcttgaaaaaagacaAATGAGAAAAAGCCCTcgaacaaacaaaaaaatttgcaaatcaagaaaagaaacttCAATCCATCCAAATAAAAAGAGGACAGCATATacaaaatagagaaaaaaaattaaaccaaaagaaaaaaataaaaaaaaaacttgacatACACACAAaagtagaaaagaaaatttcaaaagattGAACTAAAAAGATGAAAGAaacattaataaattaaaactaaagatgttggattaaaaagggagtgacaaaagaaaaaggagagagagagtcaaAGATTAAATAGAAAGAGTCATGAGAGAATGAGATTTTGTAGAAAAAATAGAGGAAACAAAGTTGGAAGTTTGAAGGGGGGGCGATGGTTTTAGGGTGTAGAgaattcttgtttttttttttagttaataAGTTTTATATATATGTGTTATCACAAAAAACTAATAGgatgtgatggtgcaatggTTACTATAGCGGATTTCTATAACAAAGGTCCTAAGTTCAATTCATGGTAGTTTTACCAGTTTTCTAAGTTTGACCAATTATTTGTCATAGTCAACTCTAGTATAGAATCGGACCGGTATCATGGTCGATTCACAGTTCAATCGATCGATCTAACTTGTTTGGTTCGAGTTCAATCGATCGATCTAACTTGTTTGGTTCGATTTTAAAAACACTGAGAAAAGGCCTTAAGCATTTCCTTGGGTTCTATTTGATGAAACTTGAAAGTTGAAAGCTACTTTTCCATAGTGGTTAAGCCTAGTTTGAGGGCCGAGAAGAGAAATGTAGAGACATAAATAAgggattaatcttttatacatAGTGTTTGTACATTGTCAATTTTGGATAAATGAAAgctatgtaaaatttaaatttaaaatttaacttttgtatATGTATCATGGATTTAACggtgacagtgtatacactattagtatatataaaatttattcataaataaTTACGAGAGATGTAAGTAATTGCGAATTTTTTTAATGGGTATCCCATGATAGTCCTGTTAGACCAACCTTATACCTAATTTAATATATGAATACAAATTCACATTTATTGTACCTATGCATGGGACacttcagcaaattaattacacttttgtGAAAAGTAACACTTGAGGCCTCTTAACGGGGTACCCGTTAATTAAACCCAAAAATTAattagagggaaaaagaaaaagaaaccaatTTTTAGTGCATGACCTCTTTGTCTTGTTTGGTAATATAAGACAAAATATATGATGAcgttttatttatttgtatccGTAATTTTTCCCTTTATATTTAAAGAGTAGTTTGGACTCTAGATTCACCATCTCACTTTCTATCacaatgtttatctaattatttTATCATGTAATTTTACGTACAACGCTTTGTGAATGAACCATGTAGTATATTCACATGTCACGGGAAAAAAAATAGGGAATGAAACAGAAATTAGCACAGAAAGTAGGATAAAGAGTCTAGCGTCTATAAATTGGCATCTTTATCTCACTGTTTTGTCGTGTAATTTAACATGCAACACTGTGTGTTTTGTGAATTAACCATTGTACTATGTTCACATGtcgctggaaaaaaaaaaaaagaggatggAGCATAAATTGGCATAGAATGTGGGATAGACGGTATAGAATAAGGAAATTGGCATTATTAAATCTCTGTGTACCATTCCTATTTGAGTTATGGTTCTTCTCTCAAACTTCGGAGAGAAAATTATTATTAGCTCTCAATCATTCTAAGTTACCTCAATTTTCTAAGTGCCCAGTTGAAAAATAGGCATGCCTCCTCCAAAGTCCTCAGTTAGCTGTAAGAAAATCCATTTAACGGCAAGCTTAGTATTGCTACCCCACCAAAGGCATATCCATACAACGTAAGAACCCAGAACTTAAGACCACCCCTTCAGTACTTGGGTTTTCCCCTCGTAAAAGTTGCTAACTTTTTCAATCTTTCACTTAGACTTTATTTGATAAACCAATTCAACACTTAATTTTAATGGATTTAAATTTTAACATGTTCAGACCcgtttaataataaaaaatagaatatctgaattaattaaataacactgaattttttgggccaaatttggttcaaaatataaatgataagctgttcatttatcacttaatgtgatataaactcaaatgtatcaaatttactACTTAACAATATAGTAACTTAACggattcagaattcagattttaaatttcagttttatcaaatgcatcttTAATTAAGTATAATTCCATCCTGTGCCATTCTAGCACCCTCATTGCACTTGATAAGTTGGGTTTctgtaatttttatatttattggtaGACAAATTATTGTTGACTTTTTTTTATATCAAGTCATCAAATCTTTAagagtaaaaaaagaaaaagaaaaagaaaaaaggacgTGGAAAACTAAAACACAAGCaaaccttcttttcttttgggggTGGATCCAATTACAAGCAACCATCTGATTTTGCACAACCCAAACATGAAGACTTGTAAGGCCACCACCAAAGCCCGTAAGACTTGTTACCAAAGCCGGTAAGGTTGGATGGGGTGGGAAGTCAAGGATTCAAATCTTGCCCCCCTCCCCATCATCTGTCATTATATGTGACCTGCCACTTTAAAGTTGTTCAAGACGGATGCACCAATTTGGGTTGGTGGTAGTTCAGTTCTCACTAGTTTCCTTTTGGGTCTTTTTAGGTCCCCCCATAGCATAGAAAAAAGACTAGTGGTAGTTCAGTCTCcactagttttcctttgggtCTTTTCAGGTCCTCCCATAGCATAGAATAAAATGTAGATCTATTG of Coffea arabica cultivar ET-39 chromosome 5c, Coffea Arabica ET-39 HiFi, whole genome shotgun sequence contains these proteins:
- the LOC113687451 gene encoding uncharacterized protein, with amino-acid sequence MPRSSRTGELIYDVEVEKAARKRRQKTKRRKEGHLFIANESVEDEISMANTQTLKELAAPELTHQPLCITFPTLAENTAFELKSGLIHLLPSFHGLSGEEPHKHVKEFEVVCSSMKPPGVTEEQIRLRAFPFSLKDAAKDWLYYLSAGSITTWAQLKKKFLEKFFPASRAASLRKEICSIKQYPGESLYDYWERFNKLCTRCPQHQISEQLLIQYFYEGLQTSDRSIIDAASGGVLANKTPREAWLLIESMAENSQQFGFRESNPTRRVNEVETTSIQQQLSELTSVVRQLAVGNVPQVKACGICTNMGHPTDSCLLLQENGAEQVNMAGGVPAPRRQYDPYSNTYNPGWRDHPNFSYGDRPQNAFSNRPPGFQQPWQQKSQSSFSSSESSLEEIVKSLATTTTQLQQETRSLLASTIQFQQDTKAGMKDMEIRMSQMATAINRLESHVYGKLPSQPETNPKNVSAMTLRSGKEVEGPKLVNSKSRNEEEIEKEIEEKGRIREESKVPKYAKFLKDLCVNKRKLRGDERVMVGENVSAVLQRKLPPK